One genomic window of Nitrospinaceae bacterium includes the following:
- a CDS encoding biotin--[acetyl-CoA-carboxylase] ligase, producing MTPTEIRAPAISWRIENLGEVSSTSDIALERARLGEPEGLVIRAESQTKGRGRLGRSWLSPPGYGLYFSTLLRPPLPGDQLAVLSLVCALAIAEGLEETGGIPARLKWPNDIRLGEKKVGGILLDFESSGAAKPAVIVGFGLNLKSPPDGYPDEFASRTTSMEAAGCRLPQSEEILHTLLNRLRLRYQDFIESGFKPLRERWESHSDGIGRRFSFSIADAPLEGIMRGIDEAGRLILDTGDGNLHSVDTGEIIES from the coding sequence CCAGTGATATCGCCCTTGAGCGCGCGCGGCTGGGCGAGCCCGAAGGGCTAGTTATCCGTGCCGAAAGCCAGACAAAAGGGCGCGGGCGACTAGGGCGCTCGTGGCTTTCCCCTCCGGGATACGGCCTTTATTTTTCCACTCTTCTGCGCCCCCCCCTGCCGGGCGATCAGCTGGCAGTGCTCAGCCTGGTATGTGCCTTGGCCATCGCCGAGGGGCTAGAGGAGACAGGGGGTATTCCAGCCAGGTTGAAGTGGCCAAACGATATCCGGCTGGGCGAGAAAAAAGTCGGTGGTATTCTCCTTGATTTTGAGTCCTCCGGCGCAGCAAAACCGGCTGTCATCGTCGGCTTTGGGCTCAACCTCAAATCCCCACCGGACGGATATCCAGATGAATTCGCCTCTCGCACCACTTCGATGGAAGCGGCGGGATGCCGACTGCCTCAGAGCGAGGAAATCCTCCACACCCTCCTTAATCGGCTCAGGCTCAGATACCAAGACTTCATCGAATCGGGCTTCAAGCCATTGCGGGAGAGATGGGAGTCGCATTCGGACGGTATCGGACGGCGATTTTCATTTTCCATCGCGGATGCCCCATTGGAGGGTATAATGAGAGGTATCGATGAGGCCGGGCGCCTCATCCTTGATACGGGGGACGGGAATTTGCACTCTGTTGACACAGGGGAGATTATTGAGTCATGA